AGCCCGTCCCCGAGCCTTGCGGCACTTCGAACAGATTAAACGACCAGGGATCGCGCTGCATCGCCGTGTTGGCGATGAACACCACCGACCTGGTGGCGCGTTCAAACACGGCGATGGTCGCCTGTTCCTCCGGGCTGAGCTCGGTCGGCGCGGCCGATTGCGCAATCAACAGCCCGTTCATGCCCTCTGCAGCCGGAAGCCAGCCCGGCGATGACACAACCATCGTCAGCACCGCCACCAACGCAGCCCTCAACCGCTGTCCACTCCGCCTCTCCCGGCCCGGCCGCATCCTATTCACCGATGACCTGCAGCACCAGGTCCCTCGTTCGTGCGCGCGTATCGAAATCCAGCACGACGATCTGTTGCCAGGTGCCCAGCGTCATCGCCCCGTCGTTGAAGGGAATGGTGAGCGACTGGCCCTGCAATTGGCCACGCAGGTGGCTGTGGCCGTTGTCCTCTCCCGCGTTGCGCACATTGTGCTGCCAGCCAGGATCGGCTGGAATCAACCGTTCCCACAGCGCTTTTGTATCGGCGCGGATACCCGGCTCATCCTCGATGATCAATACCGACGCGGTCGTGTGTTTGATAAAAATCGTGAGAATGCCGGCATGTAATTGCGTCTGTTTCAAGGCCGCCTGGACCCGCCCGGTAATATTCTCCACCCGGCAATCGCCCTGCATCTTCACCTGCATCGAAAGACTTCTAACCGGCATGTAGTGACTCCTGACCCGCCCGGCGCAGGAACGTACGCTCGCGCCTGGACAACGACCGCCCCCTGGCCTCTTCCAATACGCGATCGAATACCCCTTCCGCCGCAAGCGCCCGCAAGGCCTGCACCACGGGACGACTGATGATCCCTTCACCTTGCAGAGCATCCAGATAGGCGAAGGCTTCCGACACATCTTCACGCTGCCGCACATAATAGTCTCGCCCGCGACGCTGATTGCTATAGGCCTCGAACTGTTCGCAAGCCACCAGGATTTCCGCCAACTCCCGAACCCAGGGCTGCGCGCCTTTCAGCTTCTCAGGATAGTAGTAATACAGCATGATCCGGCTCATCCATGGCGACCAGGTCACCGCCAACTCACGCAGGCGCGGTTTCACGGCACGCAAGCGGGCGGCCAGTCTGCGGGCGTACCCCAGCCGCATTTCCACCTGCTCGCAGGCCCAGGCATTCAGTTCGATACCTGCCGCTTCCATTGCG
This sequence is a window from Nitrospira sp.. Protein-coding genes within it:
- a CDS encoding HD domain-containing protein yields the protein MAPTRMTSPPLLVPRTLVSQLLHLYDYPDPRRPGRLIKGYDCPHALRTARMCAAVAQRMGHPPARATQYQIACILHDLGRAGLDRRLFGRIWSWARAQGIPTRPREWRALHPETRYGRETEAFVSRYRSAMEAAGIELNAWACEQVEMRLGYARRLAARLRAVKPRLRELAVTWSPWMSRIMLYYYYPEKLKGAQPWVRELAEILVACEQFEAYSNQRRGRDYYVRQREDVSEAFAYLDALQGEGIISRPVVQALRALAAEGVFDRVLEEARGRSLSRRERTFLRRAGQESLHAG
- a CDS encoding YjbQ family protein, which gives rise to MQVKMQGDCRVENITGRVQAALKQTQLHAGILTIFIKHTTASVLIIEDEPGIRADTKALWERLIPADPGWQHNVRNAGEDNGHSHLRGQLQGQSLTIPFNDGAMTLGTWQQIVVLDFDTRARTRDLVLQVIGE